One Triticum dicoccoides isolate Atlit2015 ecotype Zavitan chromosome 5B, WEW_v2.0, whole genome shotgun sequence genomic window carries:
- the LOC119308839 gene encoding E3 ubiquitin-protein ligase At1g12760-like isoform X2 codes for MGKPHQHQPVIKICTVIRMNHIRKIGLQQARERHRQCLQHQRHQLLTAPEIYHFLEEIVFMVVEQVFGILITAAIVILILSRHELPHAPLVAWIIGYTVGCTASLPLVYWRYVHRNRPSEEEPEQPPTTYPTLTSSSSEGRNQRASGTVLHLGCITIACPRPSILAYHSKTAVDCFFAIWFVVGNVWIFGGRGTSSDAQDAPNMYRLCLAFLALSCVGYAIPFIMCAAICCCFPCLISVLRLQEDLGQSRGATQELIDALPTYKFKPKRSKNWVLDHASSSENLSEGGILGPGTKKERVVSAEDAVCCICLTKYGDDDELRELPCNHLFHVQCVDKWLKINAVCPLCKTEIGGVVRSFFGLPFGRRRVDRMAGRGVASSRFSV; via the exons ATGGGGAAACCGCATCAACATCAACCAGTCATCAAGATCTGCACAGTGATACGGATGAACCACATCAGGAAGATCGGCCTTCAACAAGCACGCGAACGCCATCGCCAGTGTCTTCAGCATCAACGTCACCAACTGCTTACAGCTCCAGAAATTTATCATTTCCTAGAAGAGATAGTTTTTATGGTCGTGGAACAAGTCTTTGGAATTCTG ATTACAGCTGCTATTGTCATCCTCATCTTGTCAAGACATGAACTTCCCCATGCCCCTTTAGTTGCATGGATAATTGGTTATACAGTTGGCTGCACTGCAAGTCTTCCTCTTGTATATTGGCGCTATGTCCATCGAAACAGACCTTCGGAGGAAGAACCTGAACAGCCACCTACAACTTATCCTACTTTGACTTCATCTTCATCAGAAGGACGCAATCAGCGTGCCAGTGGTACTGTCTTGCATCTTGGGTGTATCACAATTGCTTGTCCAAG GCCTAGCATATTGGCTTATCACTCGAAGACAGCTGTAGACTGTTTCTTTGCTATATGGTTTGTTGTCGGCAATGTGTGGATTTTTGGTGGGCGTGGCACTTCATCAGATGCTCAGGACGCTCCAAATATGTATAG GCTATGTTTAGCGTTCCTTGCACTTAGTTGTGTTGGGTatgccattccgttcatcatgtgtGCAGCGATATGCTGCTGCTTTCCATGCTTAATTTCCGTTTTGCGCCTCCAAGAGGATTTGGGTCAAAGTAGAGGAGCTACTCAAGAGCTAATCGATGCATTGCCAACCTACAAATTTAAACCAAAACGAAGCAAAAACTGGGTGCTTGATCATGCTTCGAGCTCCGAGAATCTTAGCGAGGGTGGCATCCTGGGCCCAGGAACTAAAAAGGAAAGGGTTGTTTCTGCTGAAGATGCT GTTTGCTGCATCTGCCTTACTAAGTATGGAGATGACGATGAGCTCCGCGAGCTTCCTTGCAACCATTTGTTTCATGTGCAATGTGTCGATAAATGGCTCAAGATAAATGCAGTATGCCCACTCTGCAAGACAGAGATTGGAGGCGTGGTTCGATCATTCTTTGGATTGCCCTTTGGCCGCCGCCGTGTTGATAGGATGGCAGGAAGAGGTGTAGCTAGCTCAAGATTTAGTGTATAG
- the LOC119308839 gene encoding E3 ubiquitin-protein ligase At1g63170-like isoform X1: MEHANCDAHEHVINVAHGETASTSTSHQDLHSDTDEPHQEDRPSTSTRTPSPVSSASTSPTAYSSRNLSFPRRDSFYGRGTSLWNSGLWISFEFVMYVAQITAAIVILILSRHELPHAPLVAWIIGYTVGCTASLPLVYWRYVHRNRPSEEEPEQPPTTYPTLTSSSSEGRNQRASGTVLHLGCITIACPRPSILAYHSKTAVDCFFAIWFVVGNVWIFGGRGTSSDAQDAPNMYRLCLAFLALSCVGYAIPFIMCAAICCCFPCLISVLRLQEDLGQSRGATQELIDALPTYKFKPKRSKNWVLDHASSSENLSEGGILGPGTKKERVVSAEDAVCCICLTKYGDDDELRELPCNHLFHVQCVDKWLKINAVCPLCKTEIGGVVRSFFGLPFGRRRVDRMAGRGVASSRFSV; encoded by the exons ATGGAGCATGCTAACTGTGATGCACACGAGCATGTTATAAATGTAGCACATGGGGAAACCGCATCAACATCAACCAGTCATCAAGATCTGCACAGTGATACGGATGAACCACATCAGGAAGATCGGCCTTCAACAAGCACGCGAACGCCATCGCCAGTGTCTTCAGCATCAACGTCACCAACTGCTTACAGCTCCAGAAATTTATCATTTCCTAGAAGAGATAGTTTTTATGGTCGTGGAACAAGTCTTTGGAATTCTGGTTTATGGATCTCGTTTGAATTTGTCATGTATGTAGCACAGATTACAGCTGCTATTGTCATCCTCATCTTGTCAAGACATGAACTTCCCCATGCCCCTTTAGTTGCATGGATAATTGGTTATACAGTTGGCTGCACTGCAAGTCTTCCTCTTGTATATTGGCGCTATGTCCATCGAAACAGACCTTCGGAGGAAGAACCTGAACAGCCACCTACAACTTATCCTACTTTGACTTCATCTTCATCAGAAGGACGCAATCAGCGTGCCAGTGGTACTGTCTTGCATCTTGGGTGTATCACAATTGCTTGTCCAAG GCCTAGCATATTGGCTTATCACTCGAAGACAGCTGTAGACTGTTTCTTTGCTATATGGTTTGTTGTCGGCAATGTGTGGATTTTTGGTGGGCGTGGCACTTCATCAGATGCTCAGGACGCTCCAAATATGTATAG GCTATGTTTAGCGTTCCTTGCACTTAGTTGTGTTGGGTatgccattccgttcatcatgtgtGCAGCGATATGCTGCTGCTTTCCATGCTTAATTTCCGTTTTGCGCCTCCAAGAGGATTTGGGTCAAAGTAGAGGAGCTACTCAAGAGCTAATCGATGCATTGCCAACCTACAAATTTAAACCAAAACGAAGCAAAAACTGGGTGCTTGATCATGCTTCGAGCTCCGAGAATCTTAGCGAGGGTGGCATCCTGGGCCCAGGAACTAAAAAGGAAAGGGTTGTTTCTGCTGAAGATGCT GTTTGCTGCATCTGCCTTACTAAGTATGGAGATGACGATGAGCTCCGCGAGCTTCCTTGCAACCATTTGTTTCATGTGCAATGTGTCGATAAATGGCTCAAGATAAATGCAGTATGCCCACTCTGCAAGACAGAGATTGGAGGCGTGGTTCGATCATTCTTTGGATTGCCCTTTGGCCGCCGCCGTGTTGATAGGATGGCAGGAAGAGGTGTAGCTAGCTCAAGATTTAGTGTATAG